The Lemur catta isolate mLemCat1 chromosome 17, mLemCat1.pri, whole genome shotgun sequence genome segment GCAGGTCTACCTCTGGCGACTGTCCTATTagaattggcttttttttttatttttttgagacagagtctcactttgttgccctggctagagtgagtgccgtggcgtcagcctagctcacagcaacctcagactcctgggctcaagcgatcctcctgcctcagcctcccgagtagctgggactacaggcatgtgccaccatgcccggctaattttttctatatgtatttttagttggccagataatttctttctatttttagtagagacggggtctcgctcttgctcaggctggtctcaaactcctgaccttgagtgatccgcccgcctcggcctcccagagtgctaggattacaggcgtgagccaccgcgcccggccttagaaTTGACTTCTATGGTCCACAAAAAACATACCTGAAGTtaccttcatttttctctaattaCCACTGGGAAAGGGAGGTGCcacagaaaaagagaatagaCTAACACCTAACAAAACCAGCACGCAACCTGACCCCACTTTGTTCCCAGTGCCCAATTTCTGAGGCAATAAAATGGGGGATTTGCTCCTAGAATATTACCCTTTTTACAAGAGGCTGTTTGACCGTGCTTCCGGCCACACTGAGACTTCCACCCAGCTCCCGCTAGCTCGTGACCTTCTGCGATATTCTCCTTCAAGACGACTCGCTTCTCTCTGTCCGCCAGACAAGCTCGACCAACGTCTCTGCCATCTTCGCGATCTCCTTCGCCTTCTCCTCGGCCTTCTCGCACAACTCCGACACTCTCTCGTCAGCGTCCCCATTTGGATGCTGGACGTGATCCGGGGGCCTCCTCGGAGGCCTCCAGCTGGGTTTTTATTTGGATGAGCACATCGTCCATCTCCCACAACCTGCTCCTGGTCCTTAAATACGCCCGCCCGTGCTCGAACCGCAGTCGACGTTCTTCTTCCTCGCGCGCCGTGAGGACGGTGGATCAGCAGCTCCTGCTGGAGTCGAAGCGACCCACACTCTGTCAAAGGTGTTCCCGAATTacctttaaatgttttcttccttttaattttaagcCTCCCGCCTCAGAACTGCTGTGGAAACACCCCGTACACCGACAACAGAGCGGTGAATAAAATGGACTCGCCGCCGTCCACCCGCCCTCGGCGCGTTTGCGGCCCTTTCACGACCTGGCCGGGCCCCTTTACGGTCACGCCTCCGGCAGGACCAGGGGGCGGACGCGCGCACGTCAATAGGCGTTGGGTGCGCGCACGCC includes the following:
- the MRFAP1L1 gene encoding LOW QUALITY PROTEIN: MORF4 family-associated protein 1-like 1 (The sequence of the model RefSeq protein was modified relative to this genomic sequence to represent the inferred CDS: inserted 2 bases in 1 codon), giving the protein MAHGLPGRAGPLPALRTRVRARQPRLPAAAGRSTVLTAREEEERRLRFEHGRAYLRTRSRLWEMDDVLIQIKTQLEASEEAPXDHVQHPNGDADERVSELCEKAEEKAKEIAKMAETLVELVWRTERSESS